The Microbulbifer sp. YPW1 genome contains the following window.
GACCAATCCTGCGGCTTTAGCCTCCAAGGTGTACTCACTTCCGATCTGGCGCGCTCCGGTATAGGTTGGCAAAGATACCCAGCGATCTCCCATATACACACCGCGTGTCAATCGTGGATCCAGCTTGAACGAAACCTTGATATCCTTCAGTTCTGCGTCCCCTGCCGCAGCGGCCTGCATCTTTTTCCATTTCTCCGCCCGCAGCGCCACCTGCTTGAAACGCAATTCGCGCTGGAAGCTTTGCATGGCCTCCGCCACCTGCTCGTCGGTCATCTTACTCGCTCCACCTGACAGTGCATCCATCAAGCCCTGCAAATACAACTCTGGATCCACCTCAATCGAGTGGCTTTCCAGTTTTTTTCCGAGCGCCATGCCCAAGGCGTAACTCAGTTTCGCTTCCTCGCTGGCAAATTCCGGTGCTTCCTGGGCCACACCAGCTCCGCAGAAAAGCATCGCACCTGCAAACATCACCCATCGACTTACCATCTTCGTGTTCTCCCGCCTAGTGGTTGGCACTGGGCATTTACCGGGTTGTGATTCACCCTTCGCCGTGGACTACTGCACCATCGTGAAGGAAAATTTCGATCTTGGACTGCGCTCTCTGGGTCTCCAGCCAGGACGCAATCGCCACCCGCTGCCGAGCCATCAGTAACTGCTGCTTGACCTCCGCCTGCACCTCGGCGAAAGGACGGATCTGATCCGGACGGCGCTCATCCAGACGTACCACCAGAAAATCCTCACCGCGCTGCACCGGGCCATAGGCCTGCCCCGCCTCAAGTGACGCGACAACCTCTCGCAACGGGGACGGCAACTGGAACGCTTTGACCCAACCGATATCACCGCCTGTGGCAGATCGCGCACCCATCGAATAGCGCTGTGCAAGCGCAATAAAATCGGCGCCCTGGCGCAGCTGCTGCACAATGGTATCCACCGCCGCACGACTGTTGAGTGCGATTACCCGCAGGCGCACATCGCCAGGCAATGCCCAGTTTGCGCGATTCGCTTCAAAAAACTGCTTGACCTCGTCCTCGCTGACCGCAATGTCCTGTACCAGCGCGGCCGTCACCTGAGTTACCAGTATGTCATCTCGGACACTTTGAAAAAGTTCGGGCTCGGTCAGTCCCTGCGCCTGCATCCAGATGCCAAACTGTTTGAGGTCCGCGAATTTGTGCCGCATGGATTTCACCGCATGGTCCACGGACTTCTCAGCAACGGTGAACTGGCGACTTTTCGCTTCCTGTAACAGTAGCCGGGATTCAATCAATCTTTGCAGCGCCTGCAGGTCGAGCGATTGCGCGGAAGTTTCACTGCCCGTTGCTGCGCGCTGGCTTTCTGCCACTAGCGCGGGGTTGGCCCGCATACGCTCAAACGCCAGCCAGGTGATCGGCTCGCCATTCACCCTAGCGACGATTTCCGGCGTCGCCGAACGCGGCTCTTTCCGGTCACAGCCAGCGAACGCAATAACCACCAACACCGACAGGCCAAGAAAAAATTTCCGGTTCAGCCGGGAAATTTTATTGTTCATAAGTCCCTCGAAATGTCAGGCACCCCACCCAATTCCAACCTGAATCGAATGGGGCGCGCAGCGGGTTAACGACAGAAGTGGCTGATCTCGGAGATACAATCCGCGTTGGGATTGTTGGTTACGCCGAGGAAACCCGACACCGGCGTTGCATTGCCACCGGCACCCACTGCGGGAATATGCCGGAAGCAGATACCAGCTGATCCTTCGCCACAGGGCACCCCGGACATGTCCAGGAGCTGCTGTCGGCCGCCGGTATTCTCCGGCGCCTCACCATCGATCGGCACAAAGATCTCGGGCCGGTCGAAAGGCGCTCGTTCGTAAGCGACCCGCGGATCCGTCAGTGAAATCATGAATTTCACCAACGCCACTTTGGCATCTTCCGGCGTCGCATACTCCGGCGTGATCGGGTGATCGGTATCCGGCATGGCGTCATAGCGGTATACCGGGTCTGGTAACGCATCGGCGAAATAGCCCTGCAAGAAGCCGAAATCAATCAGGCTGTCGAAGTCTCCGTCGATGGAGTTGGTGCGACCAAAAGAGAACGACTGATTCATCAGGTCATTGATATTCGGGTCGCGGTTCTCGGCATTGGTAATCGGGAAGTCGCCACCGCGCACATAGAAATCTACCACCTGACGCAGAGTCAGATAGCTGCCGGTGTGGAAGTACGGTCCCGTCAGGGCCACATTGCGCAATGGCGGCGCCTTAAATGTGCCGTCGCGAATCACGCGATTGGGCACTGGCCAGGTACCATGTACCGGCCAGTCCATGTTGCCGGCAACCCCGGACTGGTTGGTCGGACAGGCGCTGTCATCAGGATCGCCAATGGACGGTCCCCAGCCGAAGTTCGGCGGCCCTGAACCGAACTGAGCAGGATCGTATAAACCGCAGTGCTGATCAGCACCAAACAACACTTCCGGAAATTCGATGGCAGGGCCGCCATTCGGTGGAGTCAGAGTATTAGGCACCATACCCGCGAGCTCATCGATCTGCGGGTGCAGCTCTCCCGCCGGTAAACCGTGCAGCCAGGGCACCATATATTCCGGCATCAAAGGGTTGATCGGCGAGCGCTCGAACCCGGGGTTGATGGACTGAACCGTGTGAGAGGTTCCAGGGAAGACCTCTCCATCCCCGGTTTCCTCGAAGGTCGCCTCCAGGTCAAAGGGATCGAAGTTCGCCATCACGCAGACATCGGTGGAGCTGTCGCAGGGCTCGTACATGGGCCCGCCGATATTCTTCAGCGTCAGCGCCGACAGTGACAGTGGCCAACCGAAAGGATCGTCGCCGCCGCGACCAATATCCTCGGCTGAAGGGCGCAGGCCAATGTTGTATACACCCTGATCACCGAAGGCGAAGTTGCTGGGCTGTGCAATGACGCGGTCGTCCCACGGGGTAGCGGGGTCGTCGAAGGTGGCGAAGTTACGGGGCTCCACCTCCACCGCATCCTGGGCCGCCCCTTCAGTAGTCTCCTCGGCAAGGATCAGACCACCGACAGCACGGAACCCACCGGAAGGTTCCGGCGCGGGCAACAGGCCATCCAGGAAAATATTGACCGGGTTGTTGTCAGCCACCTGGGGAGGTGTCGGATATTCAAACTCCGCGTCGTTTTTCAACAGGCCGTGGGCCACATTGATACTGTGATCCGTCTGCTCTGCCCCCAGGTGGCACAACATGCATTTCGCACTGCGGGTAAAGGGATTGGAACCCACCGCAATTTCCACCTCTTCGCCACTTTCCGTGGTAATGGTGTGGATGGGGTTGCGTGGCGATCCTGCGGGCAGTGCCGCGGTCAGGTTGGCACCGGCAAAGATGTCGAAACCAAAAACCTCATCAGGCCCGAAACCGTCATACTCCGGCGTGGACGGGTCATCCGGAATCAGCACCAGTTCCCCGGTCGTGGGGATGGGCACAGAGTTGTTGAGCTCACCATCGTCCATCAGGTCCGGTACCAGCGTCGGGAAGAGCACCGCCTGATCCCCCGGTTCGCCCACACCGTGACCGGCATTGGGGTTCATATCGAAGAAGCGGTCCGCGGGGGAATCGTCGGGAATCGTGAGCGACTCGTAGGCCTGCACGGACAGACCGAAGAACAGACTCAGGTTGGCTTCCATCTGCGTGAACTGATTGGTGTCTGCGCTATCCGCGGCACCGGCGGCGATGCTCAGGCAGTAGGCATCGAAGGGATCGTCACACTCGGCGCCGGCCAGATGCATGTCGTCCACGTCCCAGAAATCGCTGGCAAATGCCAGTTCAATCAGCTCCGGATAGGACACACACAACCCGGGTTTATCGACGGCGGTCGCGCGGCCGAGGGCGGTACAGACAGAACCGCCCTGGTTGGAGAAGGGTCCGAGGCGGCTATCATCAGTGGCCACCAGCTGGTTGGCCAGGGGCGTCACGCCAGCCTGCAAAAGCTTCTTGCCAATCTTCGGCCAGTTGCGACCGAGGAATGACATTTCAAACTCGCTGAGGGGGGGCCCTACCGCCTGGGAGCCGAGGCTGGAGAACTTGATTCGCACTGGTTGTTCCGCCGCTTCCGGATCCTCCTCTTCCAGCTCATCATCAATATGTCCGTTGGTGGCGCCGACCAGTTCACCCAATTCGTCCTCGATAAAAATATGGAACTGGGGATCCGAGGGACCAAACACGCTGCCGCCATTAAAGTTGAAACGCGCGCGGCCATCCCAGAAATTATCGAAGTTGAAGGCTGCACCATGGAAAGTCGGTGTGTTGCGGGGCTCCACACGCCGCAATCCCTGGTTTACCGGAACCGGGTCGGGCATCGGCGTGCCGTCATCGGGCAACAGGGCTGTGACGCCGTTGTAGGCCGGAGAAAAGCTCCCCAGCACAATGTCGTTGAAGAGTTTGAATTCACTCACCCCCATCGACGACATCACGTCATTGGCATCACTGAGCACAATGGCTGGATCCATACCGTCCCCGACAACATCCGGATCGATGCGTTTGTGGAATGGGAAATCACTCGGCACAACGTTCTCGTTCGGGCCTCTGACCTGCAGCGTGAGATCCCCCCCATTGACACCAGGGTTCAGCTGACCGCGTGTGCGGTTATCAACGCCCGCGTGAAAGTGGCAGGAACCACAGGCCTGCACGCCATCACTGCCCACTTGCATGTCCCAGAAAAACGACTTGCCCAG
Protein-coding sequences here:
- a CDS encoding FKBP-type peptidyl-prolyl cis-trans isomerase N-terminal domain-containing protein: MVSRWVMFAGAMLFCGAGVAQEAPEFASEEAKLSYALGMALGKKLESHSIEVDPELYLQGLMDALSGGASKMTDEQVAEAMQSFQRELRFKQVALRAEKWKKMQAAAAGDAELKDIKVSFKLDPRLTRGVYMGDRWVSLPTYTGARQIGSEYTLEAKAAGLVEEGQEVRIVPEWSVSDPDMVTVTPTENGAVQISVSQAGESRLTVAANGVSRELRIKAVSEDGAMVVEVSQ
- a CDS encoding peptidyl-prolyl cis-trans isomerase is translated as MNNKISRLNRKFFLGLSVLVVIAFAGCDRKEPRSATPEIVARVNGEPITWLAFERMRANPALVAESQRAATGSETSAQSLDLQALQRLIESRLLLQEAKSRQFTVAEKSVDHAVKSMRHKFADLKQFGIWMQAQGLTEPELFQSVRDDILVTQVTAALVQDIAVSEDEVKQFFEANRANWALPGDVRLRVIALNSRAAVDTIVQQLRQGADFIALAQRYSMGARSATGGDIGWVKAFQLPSPLREVVASLEAGQAYGPVQRGEDFLVVRLDERRPDQIRPFAEVQAEVKQQLLMARQRVAIASWLETQRAQSKIEIFLHDGAVVHGEG
- a CDS encoding cytochrome c peroxidase produces the protein MASRIRLVGLSGIVTGLAITVLAMAGRPAHSEPGDTLQTPVTPMELPVEVEIELSPAGSLKQAPLWKELYQMLENPYQPVERRPGFGVEMPALNVWPLDYNFLTGQPLRRRTSDGEISWDLPGPLFDPDETVATDEFNAPTELRSVIGALVACPLPTPSLQDILDAIAQCQQNPFQCAEIFAQLQHPYSLANPCIGAPQGSLVVTNPNNFFLRNQLGFAGFTADPRIPPDRTVVAESAINGLGQLLDEDGEPVTELEAPINEEDFFREEEDVAGVPVPLQEYVGRYAAEVLGKSFFWDMQVGSDGVQACGSCHFHAGVDNRTRGQLNPGVNGGDLTLQVRGPNENVVPSDFPFHKRIDPDVVGDGMDPAIVLSDANDVMSSMGVSEFKLFNDIVLGSFSPAYNGVTALLPDDGTPMPDPVPVNQGLRRVEPRNTPTFHGAAFNFDNFWDGRARFNFNGGSVFGPSDPQFHIFIEDELGELVGATNGHIDDELEEEDPEAAEQPVRIKFSSLGSQAVGPPLSEFEMSFLGRNWPKIGKKLLQAGVTPLANQLVATDDSRLGPFSNQGGSVCTALGRATAVDKPGLCVSYPELIELAFASDFWDVDDMHLAGAECDDPFDAYCLSIAAGAADSADTNQFTQMEANLSLFFGLSVQAYESLTIPDDSPADRFFDMNPNAGHGVGEPGDQAVLFPTLVPDLMDDGELNNSVPIPTTGELVLIPDDPSTPEYDGFGPDEVFGFDIFAGANLTAALPAGSPRNPIHTITTESGEEVEIAVGSNPFTRSAKCMLCHLGAEQTDHSINVAHGLLKNDAEFEYPTPPQVADNNPVNIFLDGLLPAPEPSGGFRAVGGLILAEETTEGAAQDAVEVEPRNFATFDDPATPWDDRVIAQPSNFAFGDQGVYNIGLRPSAEDIGRGGDDPFGWPLSLSALTLKNIGGPMYEPCDSSTDVCVMANFDPFDLEATFEETGDGEVFPGTSHTVQSINPGFERSPINPLMPEYMVPWLHGLPAGELHPQIDELAGMVPNTLTPPNGGPAIEFPEVLFGADQHCGLYDPAQFGSGPPNFGWGPSIGDPDDSACPTNQSGVAGNMDWPVHGTWPVPNRVIRDGTFKAPPLRNVALTGPYFHTGSYLTLRQVVDFYVRGGDFPITNAENRDPNINDLMNQSFSFGRTNSIDGDFDSLIDFGFLQGYFADALPDPVYRYDAMPDTDHPITPEYATPEDAKVALVKFMISLTDPRVAYERAPFDRPEIFVPIDGEAPENTGGRQQLLDMSGVPCGEGSAGICFRHIPAVGAGGNATPVSGFLGVTNNPNADCISEISHFCR